The Pseudomonadota bacterium DNA window CAAAACGTTCTTTTTTTTCAGGATAATCAACAGCGGTAAGGTCTATAAGCTGCTTGAACTGACATCTGGCATCGTCCCTTAAAAAGGTAAGCATTCTAACGATACTATCTGCTTTCACAGAAACAATAAGCATATCGTTTTTTATGCGGCACTTAACCTTGATGTCTTCTATAACACCCGATTCCAGATACTTGCCTAAGTCTGTAAGCTCATTTATCATAATTATGCTTTTTTGCGTTTAAGTATTGTGCCGGTGCGTTTAATTTTTTTCTGCAATTGCAGTATTCCATAAAGCAATGCTTCGGCAGTAGGAGGGCAACCCGGCACATAAACATCAACCGGAACTATCCTGTCACAGCCACGCACCACCGAATATGAATAATGGTAATAACCGCCCCCGTTAGCACAGGAACCCATTGAAATTACCCATCTTGGCTCTGCCATTTGGTCATATACCTTACGAAGTGCTGGAGCCATTTTATTTGTAAGAGTACCCGCAACTATCATAACGTCGGATTGTCTTGGGCTTGCCCTGAACACCAGCCCGAACCTGTCAAGGTCATAACGGCTGGCTGCCGTGTGCATCATTTCAACTGCACAACATGCAAGTCCGAATGTCATAGGCCAAAGTGAGCCTGTGCGTATCCAATTAGTAAGTTCGTCTAAATTAGCAAGAACGAACCCCTTATCGGATATTTCGTCAGACACCTGTTTGAGCAATGCGTCTTGCTCCGTGCCTTTCGGCAAAGGTTTTGACGGATCAATAATTAATTGTTTTTCTGCCATTATACTATTTTACCACCTTGCTTTACTATTCCCACTCAAGACCGCCTTTTTTCCACTCATAAATGAACCCGACGGTCAGAACGCCAAGAAATACCATCATTGACCAGAAACCGAACTCCCCTATTTCTCTTAAAGATATCGCCCAAGGGAATAAAAACGCTATCTCCAAATCAAAAATTATGAACAAAATGGCTACAAGATAGAATCTTACGTCAAACTTACCTCGTGAATCCGAGAAAGCTTCAAATCCGCACTCATACTGGGATAACTTTTCTTTATCCGGTCTGCGGAGAGCTACTATAAAAGGAATAACGACCATTACAAAGGAAAGACCGACCGCTACACCTAAAAATATTAATATAGGTAAATATTCGCTTAAATAACTTGGTAAAACCAACTTATAACCCCCTTTTAGGTTAGTAATATCACAGCCTTATATATTAAGAAATAAGTGAAGTACAGGCTATTTTATGTTTTTTTTATACAAATCAACAAAAAGCACATAACAACCGTTGAAAAACAAACACTTAAAATACAAACCTTCATAAAAAGAGAAAGCAGGGCAATCTCCCTGCTTTCAACCTTAAATCAGTTTTTTATTCTCCGAATAATGCGGTAGAAAGGTATCTTTCTGCGAAAGATGCCACGATCACAACTATCTTTTTCCCTTTATTTTCAGGACGGCTACCCACTTCCAAAGCCGCTGCAATAGTTGCACCCGAAGATATACCGACAGGAATACCGTCCGTTTCAGCCACTTTTCTGGCGGTAGCAAATGAAGTTTCGTTTCCGATAGTAATAACTTCATCTATTAAATTAGCATCAAGGACATCAGGCACAAATCCCGCACCTATTCCCTGAATTTTGTGAGGTCCGGGTTGTCCGCCCGATAGTACCGGACTATCTTCAGGCTCTACGGCTATTATTTTAACATCAGGTTTACGGTCTTTTAGCACCTGTGCCACACCTGTTATGGTTCCGCCCGTACCGACACCCGATATAAATATATCAATTTCGCCATTTGTATCGGCAAGAATTTCCTCTGCGGTTGTTGTTCTGTGTATAGCAGGGTTTGCAAGGTTTTGGAACTGTTGAAGGACTATAGCGTTGTTGTTTTCCTGAAGAAGTTCTTCGGCACGGTCAATTGCACCGCGCATACCCTTTGCAGCCAGAGTAAGCTCAAGCTGTGCTCCCAAGAGTTTTAACATCTTACGGCGTTCAATGGACATGCTCTCCGGCATAGTAAGTATAAGTTTATAGCCTTTTGCAGCACAGATAAACGCAAGTGCTATACCTGTGTTCCCTGAAGTAGGCTCAATAATAACGGTATTCTTATTAATCTTTCCGGCATTCTCAGCGGCTTCTATCATACCGAATGCAAGACGGTCTTTCACACTTGCCAACGGGTTAAAAAATTCCAGCTTTGCATAGATTTCAGCTACGCAGCCTGCATCTTGTGCTATTCTATTTAGTTTAACCAACGGAGTATCACCGATAGTTTCGGCAATATTTTGATACACCTTGCCTCGCCCTTTGGTATTTAGCGATGGTATGTAAACAGCTTCTTTTTTCATTACGGGATTGCTCATAATAATTTTCCTAAATAATATTGTTTTTTCTGCAATTACTGCATTTATCTAATATAACGAACCTTTTTTCAAGGGTAAATTGTATTTTCGATAGGGTTTGCGACACCGTATAGTAAATATCACTCTATCATAATGCTATTTTACCAAGCATTACACCGATAAATATTATCATTCCGTAATATCTGTTTGATGAGAACTTCGCCATACAATCACTGCGTATATTGAAATCTACCGTATTTGCCTGCCAGTATAAATGTATAAGTCCGATTATGAGGAAGAGATGGAATAAAATACCGCTGCCCGTCAATATACCCACTATCCAGAAAAGAATTGTTGTGGTCAAGTAAAAGAAGTAGATGTATTTTCTCGTATGCACCCCTAATTTTAATGCTGTCGATTTTATGCCTATTGCGGCATCATCGTTTTTGTCCTGATGGGCATATATAGTATCATAGCCTATAGTCCAGAATATACATGCCGTATATATTAATACCGCCGTCAGGTTAATGCTGTCTTTAACGGCAGCCCACCCCATTAACGCTCCCCAGTTAAAGGTCATTGCCAAAAATACCTGCGGCCAGTATGTTATACGTTTCATGAAAGGATAAACAAATATGGGTATTACTACTATCATTCCAAGTAGAATAACAGTGCTTGGCAGGGTAAATAATATCAAAGCTCCCAATGAAAGAAGCAGCATTAGCAAAAATATAGCCTCATATAGCTTCATATCGCCGTTTGCCAGAGGTCTGTTTTTAGTTCTTTCAACTTTTGCGTCGATTTTCCTGTCGATAATATCGTTTGTAATACAGCCTGCACTTCGCATTATGATGCAGCCGATTATAAATTTCAGCATCAGCATTACAGGAATAACTTCATCAGATGCAAAGCCTATACTTATCAAACACGGCCATAGCAAAAGGAATTTACCCGTTAAATTATCAAACCTCATTATCTTAAGATAAGGTCTGATATTTGAGATTTTGGGATTATCTATCCAACTCATTTTATATACTGCTACTTCACTTTAATTAACAAGAGCAAGGATTATCACAAAATTTACTGCATTTTCAAGGTTTATATTAAGGGTAACTCTAAGGCAGGTTCAAAGAAGGTAAAATACAAAGCCGTAATTTGCCCGATATAGCTTATGAAAGACCTATGCATTACGTCATCGCCTGAATTTGTGAAACAAATTATAGGGCGATCTCATGAGATTTTACCTTAGAATTTCTTGCAGAAATTCAGGCAATGACGAGTTTTTTTGCATTATTCAGAGGTCTCTATGATGTATTAAATCATTTTTAATGATTTCAATAGAAATATTGTGGGGTGATTACATAGAAACCGACGAGGAAACACCCGAGTTTATTAAAAATAGATATACGGCTATGGACGGTCTGTTTAGGGGTGTGTTGAACAAAAATAAAATTTATAGTGCGCCTTCAGAACATAAGCGCTCTTTGCGTGATAAACTATTTGCTGTTTTAACTTTTAAAGTGGAGAAAGCCACCATATCCAGCATTTATTTGATTGCATTATAAGGTATGCCTATGTATTTTTCAGACATATCTAAATATACATTTTAGGAAACGAATGGCTGAAATTGTTATAATATCCACTATATTACTACCTTTCCTACTTATTGCATTGCTTATATGGAAGATAAAAAGGCGAAGGAAGCAAGAAGCAATTGATATCGCATCGGGAGAACTCTACAAGTTGCCGCTCTGGAAGACCGTGAAAGAGTCGTATCGACTCGCATGGAAAAATCGTGCCGAATACTTCAAAATATCTTGGATTTGGTTGACTATATCGGCGGTGGTTACGTTCCTTTACAATTTGATTTTTTGGAAAGAAATAAGTGCCATATCCTGTATAAGCATATCTAAAGTAAAATTGGAGTTTAGTACTATATCCTCATCTTTTATTGTAAGTTTGGTAGTAGCTATGTGTGGTGCTTCAATAGCAGTGGCATGGCATAGGCTTATTTTACGTGGCGAACGAGTGGTATCGAGTCATTACCTAAGACTCGATAAGGTAGTTTGGAATTATTTTGCATTAGCGGCTTTAATATTATTTCTAGAAACAGCACCACAACTAATCAGTCCATCAATAAATAACAGCCCGGCGATTTCTTCTTCAGAATCATTAATGATACTGATAACATCTATAATATACCTTTTTATCATATGTTACTCGGTTCGTATTGTCGTAATGTTCCCTGCGATAGCCTTAGAATTGCCTGATGTTAGTATTAAAAAGGTTTTGCGAAAGACACGAAGAAATTTCTGGGGACTTTTATTTGCTCCTCTTTTTTGTAGTTTGCCTCTAATACCTTTTTCACTATTACATTGGTTTTTATTAAAGGGTTATGCGAGAGAAGTTTAGCCGGCTCATTATTGAATACTGCTAGTTTTGTACTTGGTATGA harbors:
- a CDS encoding NADH-quinone oxidoreductase subunit B, which gives rise to MAEKQLIIDPSKPLPKGTEQDALLKQVSDEISDKGFVLANLDELTNWIRTGSLWPMTFGLACCAVEMMHTAASRYDLDRFGLVFRASPRQSDVMIVAGTLTNKMAPALRKVYDQMAEPRWVISMGSCANGGGYYHYSYSVVRGCDRIVPVDVYVPGCPPTAEALLYGILQLQKKIKRTGTILKRKKA
- a CDS encoding NADH-quinone oxidoreductase subunit A; protein product: MVLPSYLSEYLPILIFLGVAVGLSFVMVVIPFIVALRRPDKEKLSQYECGFEAFSDSRGKFDVRFYLVAILFIIFDLEIAFLFPWAISLREIGEFGFWSMMVFLGVLTVGFIYEWKKGGLEWE
- the cysK gene encoding cysteine synthase A; this translates as MSNPVMKKEAVYIPSLNTKGRGKVYQNIAETIGDTPLVKLNRIAQDAGCVAEIYAKLEFFNPLASVKDRLAFGMIEAAENAGKINKNTVIIEPTSGNTGIALAFICAAKGYKLILTMPESMSIERRKMLKLLGAQLELTLAAKGMRGAIDRAEELLQENNNAIVLQQFQNLANPAIHRTTTAEEILADTNGEIDIFISGVGTGGTITGVAQVLKDRKPDVKIIAVEPEDSPVLSGGQPGPHKIQGIGAGFVPDVLDANLIDEVITIGNETSFATARKVAETDGIPVGISSGATIAAALEVGSRPENKGKKIVVIVASFAERYLSTALFGE
- the ubiA gene encoding 4-hydroxybenzoate octaprenyltransferase, translating into MSWIDNPKISNIRPYLKIMRFDNLTGKFLLLWPCLISIGFASDEVIPVMLMLKFIIGCIIMRSAGCITNDIIDRKIDAKVERTKNRPLANGDMKLYEAIFLLMLLLSLGALILFTLPSTVILLGMIVVIPIFVYPFMKRITYWPQVFLAMTFNWGALMGWAAVKDSINLTAVLIYTACIFWTIGYDTIYAHQDKNDDAAIGIKSTALKLGVHTRKYIYFFYLTTTILFWIVGILTGSGILFHLFLIIGLIHLYWQANTVDFNIRSDCMAKFSSNRYYGMIIFIGVMLGKIAL